From the genome of Aspergillus fumigatus Af293 chromosome 1, whole genome shotgun sequence, one region includes:
- a CDS encoding aromatic alcohol reductase codes for MPSQLRKILVLGATGVIGRYIVKAIATAAPTSFDRVAIFTSENTINTKKEQIQWLRDHGVEIIVGDLNDEARVREAYQGFDTIVSCLGRNMIAAQINLIRIAETCPNVIRFFPSEYGTDIEYGPQSAHEKPHQFKLQVRKFIREEVKRLEHTYLVTGPYADLYLENASKCPRAGTFDVANKKAVLLGDGNGRISLTTMSDVGKVLVAAIINNEASCNQALKVNSFTTTPNEILAEFERQTQAKWEREYTSLPELKQLEQELWEANDPLAVVATLRRIWTEGGTLYEMRDNDKIHAPDMDTLEIAVARAIEAQSA; via the exons ATGCCTAGCCAACTGCGTAAAATCCTAGTACTTGGGGCAACTGGCGTCATTGGCCGATACATCGTCAAAGCTATTGCAACGGCTGCTCCAACTTCTTTCGACCGCGTCGCTATCTTCACCTCCGAGAACACTATCAATACAAAGAAAGAACAGATCCAATGGCTCAGAGACCATGGAGTtgagatcatcgtcggcgACCTGAACGATGAAGCGCGCGTTCGCGAAGCTTATCAGG GATTCGACACAATCGTGAGTTGCTTGGGTCGAAACATGATTGCTGCTCAAATAAACCTCATCCGAATTGCCGAAACCTGCCCGAACGTCATTCGGTTCTTCCCGTCTGAGTACGGTACGGACATCGAGTACGGGCCGCAGTCGGCGCACGAGAAGCCGCACCAGTTCAAGCTTCAGGTGCGGAAATTTATCCGGGAGGAGGTAAAGAGACTCGAACACACCTACCTCGTTACGGGCCCGTACGCGGATCTCTACCTGGAGAATGCAAGCAAGTGCCCTCGCGCGGGAACGTTCGATGTCGCGAACAAGAAAGCTGTTCTTCTTGGTGATGGTAATGGGCGTATCAGCCTTACAACTATGAGCGA CGTGGGCAAAGTCCTGGTAGCggcgatcatcaacaacgAGGCCTCCTGCAACCAGGCGCTCAAAGTCAACTCATTCACCACAACGCCAAACGAAATCCTAGCCGAGTTTGAGCGGCAGACTCAGGCCAAGTGGGAGCGGGAGTATACGTCACTGCCAgagctgaagcagctggagcaggagcTTTGGGAGGCGAATGATCCACTGGCGGTTGTGGCTACCTTGCGCAGGATCTGGACGGAGGGTGGGACTCTGTATGAGATGAGAGACAATGACAAGATCCATGCGCCGGATATGGACACCTTGGAAATAGCTGTTGCGCGTGCCATTGAAGCTCAGAGTGCTTGA